From Marivirga harenae, one genomic window encodes:
- the murQ gene encoding N-acetylmuramic acid 6-phosphate etherase, whose product MSITESESNFNSLEKLSIKELLQGINQEDQTVALSVQKALPEIQKALEVIVQKMKAGGRLFYIGAGTSGRLGILDASECPPTFGVNHDKVIGIIAGGDNAIRKAVEFAEDDTDQAWRDLQEFNISEKDFLIGIAASGRTPYVIGGLKKALLNGITTACITCNPNSEIVEGSDFPIEVPVGPEFITGSTRMKAGTAQKMVLNMISTTAMIQLGHVKGNKMVDMQLSNDKLVERGTKMIMQELDIEFDTAKKLLLKYGSVRKAVASAKA is encoded by the coding sequence ATGAGTATTACAGAATCAGAATCCAATTTTAATAGTCTAGAAAAGCTTTCTATTAAAGAACTGCTACAAGGCATAAACCAAGAAGATCAAACGGTAGCTTTATCAGTGCAAAAAGCGCTACCTGAGATTCAAAAAGCATTGGAAGTAATTGTCCAAAAAATGAAAGCTGGGGGTAGATTATTTTATATTGGGGCTGGGACTAGTGGTAGATTAGGGATTTTAGATGCCTCTGAATGCCCGCCTACCTTTGGTGTCAATCATGATAAAGTGATCGGTATTATTGCTGGTGGGGATAATGCTATTCGTAAGGCCGTAGAATTTGCTGAAGACGACACAGACCAGGCTTGGAGAGATCTGCAAGAATTTAATATCTCTGAAAAGGATTTCCTGATCGGTATAGCGGCTTCTGGAAGGACTCCCTACGTAATTGGCGGATTGAAAAAAGCCCTTTTAAATGGCATTACAACTGCCTGCATTACTTGTAATCCCAACTCGGAAATTGTCGAAGGATCTGATTTCCCAATTGAAGTTCCTGTTGGCCCAGAGTTTATTACAGGAAGCACCAGAATGAAGGCTGGCACTGCCCAGAAAATGGTGCTAAATATGATCTCTACTACCGCCATGATCCAATTAGGACATGTGAAAGGCAATAAAATGGTGGATATGCAACTAAGCAATGACAAATTAGTAGAAAGAGGAACGAAGATGATCATGCAAGAGCTTGATATTGAATTTGATACTGCAAAAAAGCTATTATTAAAATATGGTTCAGTTAGAAAAGCAGTAGCAAGCGCTAAGGCTTGA
- a CDS encoding VOC family protein, with product MKSFILGAFFLVTFHLSQAQVKLNHIAVYVEDLADSKSFYSDIIGLEEIEEPFKDGLHIWYKLGSSQLHLIEGEWEEPTINKNNHLCFSIEDMEGFIENLKAEKVPFENWPGESGKITNRVDGVQQIYFQDPNGYWIEVNNDF from the coding sequence ATGAAATCATTTATTCTAGGCGCATTTTTTCTTGTCACTTTCCATTTATCCCAAGCCCAGGTCAAATTAAACCACATAGCAGTTTATGTGGAAGATTTGGCTGACAGTAAATCCTTCTATTCGGACATTATTGGACTCGAAGAAATTGAAGAGCCATTTAAAGATGGCTTGCACATCTGGTACAAATTAGGCAGTTCACAATTGCACTTAATTGAAGGAGAATGGGAAGAACCCACCATCAATAAAAACAACCATTTGTGTTTTAGCATAGAAGACATGGAGGGTTTTATAGAAAATTTAAAAGCTGAAAAAGTGCCTTTTGAAAATTGGCCTGGTGAAAGTGGGAAAATTACTAATAGAGTAGATGGAGTTCAACAAATCTACTTTCAAGACCCTAATGGTTATTGGATAGAAGTGAACAATGATTTTTAA
- a CDS encoding membrane or secreted protein, with product MKTLILGISVFLMTAFNSQDSVNLSGGWHITTEDGLTGQWIMAEKHFAVTFYKGNEFKYTYGGSWNLTDNNQIQLHYEFHTDNKDKVGQTEKLEYALKGKKLEIGGLTWKRTDNNKPGDLADAWVITGRERNGEMNTMTPGARKTMKILSGTYFQWIAYNSETGDFRGTGGGNYTTNDGQYTEIIKFFSRDSNRVGAELVFNYELKDGEWHHRGKSSKGDPIYEIWSDRVDLGI from the coding sequence ATGAAAACTTTAATACTAGGAATTTCAGTCTTTTTAATGACTGCATTCAACTCGCAAGATTCGGTGAATTTAAGTGGTGGTTGGCACATCACTACAGAAGATGGTTTAACAGGCCAATGGATCATGGCTGAAAAGCATTTTGCCGTTACCTTTTATAAAGGAAATGAATTCAAATACACTTATGGAGGAAGTTGGAATCTCACCGATAATAATCAAATCCAACTTCATTACGAATTTCATACTGATAACAAAGACAAAGTAGGTCAAACAGAAAAATTGGAGTATGCTTTAAAAGGGAAAAAGCTAGAAATTGGAGGTCTAACTTGGAAAAGAACAGATAACAATAAACCAGGAGATTTAGCAGATGCTTGGGTCATTACCGGAAGAGAACGTAACGGAGAAATGAATACTATGACACCTGGGGCGAGAAAAACTATGAAGATCTTGTCTGGTACATATTTTCAATGGATAGCTTATAATAGTGAAACTGGAGATTTTCGGGGGACTGGAGGCGGAAACTACACAACGAATGATGGTCAATACACTGAAATCATAAAATTCTTTTCCAGAGACAGCAATAGAGTAGGTGCTGAGCTAGTTTTTAATTATGAATTGAAAGATGGAGAATGGCACCACCGCGGAAAAAGTAGCAAAGGTGATCCTATCTACGAAATTTGGAGTGATAGAGTGGATTTAGGGATTTAA
- a CDS encoding acetate--CoA ligase family protein, translating into MLQNSLLNPENIAIIGASENQSKPGGKVIFNLISGGFKGKIYGVNPKVISIEGVEHIAKVDLLPKVDLAILSIPAALCVETVNTLAQAGTKGFIIYSAGFAEAGETGIKLENQLIAIAEKFNAQIIGPNCIGIINGNYKGVFTTPVPDYNADGCELISSSGATAVFIMEAAHAVGLNFSNIYSIGNAGQTGVEEILEHMDTTYDPERSPKVKLLYLENIKNPFKFLKHASSLVRKGCHLAAIKSGYSEAGSRAASSHTGAIATSDTLIRALFKKAAIVYCNSREELINVAAVWQENKAIGKNIAIITHAGGSAVMLTDVLSVNGVNVPPIDEDKGKVLLEKLHPGSSVSNPIDFLATGTADQLAEIIDFCDELEEIDAMVVVFGSPGLFNVRDVYEVLHQKLQSCKKAIFPVLPSLVNAGKEIQEFIDKGHVNFPDEVVLGKALASAANLDVPAYGKYDLAEMDYSKIRDIIVESKSGYLDTNIVRELLTAAGIEMVKEREFYDEKSLAAVNKSMEFPLVMKVLGPIHKTDVGGVSLNINSQEFLKKEFNRMMKISGAKGVLIQEMKKGEEFFAGAVKKGNFGHLILCGMGGIYVEIIKDVANGLAPLSKREAEKMIQSLKTYPIIQGYRGKPGINEAAFADVIVRLASLVHLAPEIEEIDMNPLIGNERELVVVDARIRLS; encoded by the coding sequence ATGCTCCAAAATTCACTCCTAAACCCAGAAAATATAGCGATCATAGGTGCGTCTGAAAATCAATCGAAGCCAGGAGGCAAAGTGATTTTTAATTTGATTTCAGGAGGATTTAAGGGAAAAATATATGGGGTAAATCCTAAAGTGATTTCAATTGAAGGAGTAGAACATATAGCCAAAGTAGACCTACTGCCAAAAGTAGATTTAGCCATTCTTAGTATTCCGGCTGCTTTATGTGTTGAAACGGTGAACACTTTGGCACAAGCTGGAACCAAAGGGTTTATTATATATTCTGCAGGATTTGCAGAAGCTGGAGAAACAGGGATCAAACTGGAAAACCAGCTGATAGCAATTGCTGAAAAATTTAATGCGCAGATAATCGGGCCAAACTGCATTGGAATAATAAACGGAAATTATAAAGGAGTATTCACGACACCAGTTCCTGATTACAACGCAGATGGGTGTGAACTAATTTCAAGCTCAGGAGCTACAGCCGTTTTCATAATGGAAGCAGCCCATGCAGTGGGCTTAAACTTTTCCAATATCTATTCCATAGGAAATGCTGGACAAACTGGTGTAGAGGAAATATTAGAACATATGGATACTACTTATGACCCTGAGAGAAGTCCTAAAGTAAAATTACTCTATTTAGAAAACATTAAGAATCCATTCAAATTCTTAAAACATGCCTCTTCTTTGGTTCGCAAAGGCTGTCATCTCGCAGCTATCAAATCTGGCTATTCTGAAGCTGGAAGTAGGGCAGCCTCTTCTCATACGGGTGCCATTGCGACTTCTGACACCTTAATTCGTGCATTGTTTAAAAAAGCGGCCATTGTATATTGTAACAGTAGGGAGGAATTAATAAATGTTGCTGCAGTATGGCAAGAAAATAAGGCTATAGGAAAAAATATTGCTATTATAACTCATGCAGGAGGCTCTGCCGTAATGCTTACCGATGTGTTAAGTGTTAATGGAGTCAATGTGCCACCCATAGATGAGGATAAAGGCAAAGTTTTGTTGGAAAAGCTTCATCCTGGGTCTTCTGTATCAAACCCCATTGATTTTTTAGCGACTGGAACAGCAGATCAGTTAGCTGAAATTATTGATTTCTGCGATGAGTTGGAAGAAATTGATGCAATGGTAGTGGTCTTTGGCAGCCCAGGTCTTTTTAATGTTCGAGATGTATATGAAGTTTTACATCAAAAATTACAGAGCTGTAAAAAGGCTATTTTCCCTGTTTTGCCTTCCTTGGTTAATGCAGGTAAGGAAATTCAAGAATTTATAGATAAGGGTCATGTAAACTTTCCAGATGAGGTGGTTTTAGGTAAGGCTTTAGCGAGCGCTGCAAATCTTGATGTTCCGGCTTATGGAAAATATGACTTGGCTGAAATGGATTACAGTAAAATCCGAGATATTATAGTGGAGTCAAAATCCGGATATTTGGATACTAATATTGTTCGTGAACTATTAACGGCAGCTGGGATTGAGATGGTGAAAGAACGGGAATTTTACGATGAAAAAAGTTTAGCAGCAGTCAATAAATCCATGGAGTTTCCTTTGGTCATGAAAGTTTTAGGACCAATTCATAAAACAGATGTTGGAGGAGTTAGCTTGAATATCAATTCTCAGGAATTTCTGAAAAAGGAATTTAATCGAATGATGAAAATATCAGGTGCTAAAGGCGTGCTCATTCAGGAAATGAAAAAAGGGGAAGAGTTTTTTGCAGGCGCTGTTAAGAAAGGAAATTTTGGGCACTTGATTCTTTGTGGAATGGGTGGAATATATGTAGAAATTATAAAAGATGTAGCCAACGGCCTGGCTCCATTGAGCAAAAGAGAGGCAGAAAAAATGATTCAGTCTTTAAAGACTTATCCTATTATTCAAGGGTATAGAGGTAAACCAGGAATAAATGAAGCAGCCTTTGCAGATGTTATTGTCCGACTAGCTTCATTGGTCCATTTGGCTCCTGAAATCGAAGAAATAGATATGAATCCGTTGATTGGAAATGAAAGAGAGCTCGTAGTCGTAGATGCTCGAATCAGACTTTCGTAA
- a CDS encoding OsmC family protein gives MNTKHTYNLDLGWQEGRIGLMSSPELHKKITVATPPEFPGGVEGIWSPEHLFTSAVLSCFMTTFLAIAEYSKLEFSKFDCKSEGVLEKVDGKFKMSAITLKPFIELPEGGKMDKAIRLMEKAEAACLISNSITTTVKLDFSAIQVSEPV, from the coding sequence ATGAACACAAAACACACGTATAATCTCGATCTTGGATGGCAAGAAGGTAGAATTGGTTTAATGAGCTCCCCAGAGCTTCATAAAAAAATAACAGTTGCAACACCTCCTGAATTTCCTGGAGGGGTAGAAGGCATATGGTCGCCAGAGCACCTTTTTACAAGTGCAGTCTTGTCTTGTTTTATGACTACCTTTTTAGCCATAGCCGAATACTCGAAGTTAGAATTTTCAAAATTTGACTGTAAATCTGAAGGTGTTCTAGAGAAAGTGGACGGAAAATTCAAGATGTCAGCTATTACATTAAAACCATTTATCGAATTGCCAGAAGGTGGCAAAATGGATAAAGCAATTCGACTTATGGAAAAAGCAGAAGCGGCTTGTCTAATTAGTAATTCAATTACAACAACTGTAAAGTTGGATTTTTCTGCAATTCAAGTTTCCGAGCCAGTTTAA
- a CDS encoding c-type cytochrome: protein MLSKSQAQAFFLGGTLVTFLIFIGLTIYSMMPSNDQTNHENITAEVIKGKHLWETNNCMGCHSIMGEGGYYAPELTKVVDRKGEPIIKAILMSPVPWAPNGRKMVAYEMSEEEAEAMIEYFKWIGELDLNGFDRMVSPLAKDRMEKMNEE from the coding sequence ATGTTATCAAAATCGCAAGCACAGGCTTTTTTTCTGGGAGGAACACTGGTCACCTTCCTGATTTTTATCGGCTTAACCATCTATTCCATGATGCCATCCAACGATCAGACTAATCACGAAAATATTACTGCAGAAGTAATAAAAGGAAAACATTTATGGGAAACCAACAACTGCATGGGCTGTCACTCCATAATGGGAGAAGGCGGCTATTATGCCCCAGAACTCACCAAAGTGGTGGATAGAAAAGGCGAACCAATCATCAAGGCTATTTTAATGTCTCCTGTTCCATGGGCTCCAAATGGTAGAAAAATGGTGGCTTATGAAATGAGCGAGGAAGAGGCAGAAGCCATGATCGAGTATTTTAAATGGATTGGGGAATTGGATCTGAATGGATTTGATAGAATGGTGTCCCCTTTGGCGAAAGATAGAATGGAAAAGATGAATGAGGAGTAA
- a CDS encoding cbb3-type cytochrome c oxidase subunit I — MKYKSQKVAYWFFALCMLLFSLQIVYGFIMGFARIGFDVFHDFIPFNAARAVHTNLLVVWLLSGFMGAAYYIIPEEAQRELVSVKLAYVQLISLALVGVAAITGYHFNIWEGRKFLEIPRELDFLVVINVLLFLGIIITTLYKGKRKTTTAMVLVMGLFFAALLYIPGMIWFDSQVTDSFFRWWVVHLWVEGVWELIMGGILAFLLIKLTGVDREVIEKWLYVIVGLTFLSGILGTGHHYYYIGVNKIWLIVGGIFSALEPLAFLAMALFAVYMYRKGEKNHPNKIALFWTIGASIVSFIGAGLLGFAHTLPQTNIYTHGTLVTAMHGHYAFWGAYAMIVLAIISYSMPNMTGRKRHNNTAGHLAFWLSNIGMLGMVTAMGVAGVVQVYLERKLKMDFMTVQDEVEVHFAVMLICASLFTTGIGIYIYEFIKYGRPTDEALEKSGNDDIEGKPKDENSDKELVRM, encoded by the coding sequence ATGAAATATAAATCTCAAAAAGTAGCCTACTGGTTCTTTGCATTATGTATGCTACTGTTTTCACTGCAAATAGTGTATGGCTTTATTATGGGCTTTGCACGGATTGGATTTGACGTTTTCCACGATTTTATACCTTTTAATGCAGCAAGAGCTGTTCATACTAATCTGCTGGTTGTTTGGTTGCTGAGTGGTTTTATGGGGGCAGCTTATTATATCATTCCTGAAGAAGCTCAACGAGAACTGGTGAGTGTAAAACTTGCCTACGTTCAATTAATATCGCTTGCTTTGGTAGGAGTTGCAGCTATAACGGGCTATCATTTTAATATTTGGGAAGGTAGGAAATTTCTGGAAATCCCTAGAGAGCTAGATTTTCTGGTCGTTATTAATGTACTGCTTTTCTTGGGCATCATCATTACCACCTTATACAAAGGAAAAAGAAAGACCACTACAGCGATGGTATTAGTGATGGGACTGTTTTTTGCTGCTTTACTATACATCCCTGGCATGATCTGGTTTGACAGTCAGGTTACTGATTCGTTCTTCCGATGGTGGGTAGTTCACTTATGGGTAGAAGGAGTTTGGGAATTGATCATGGGTGGTATTTTAGCATTTCTGTTGATAAAATTAACGGGAGTAGATAGAGAAGTAATTGAGAAATGGCTTTACGTGATCGTTGGTTTAACTTTCCTCTCAGGTATCTTAGGAACAGGACACCACTACTACTATATAGGAGTGAATAAAATTTGGCTGATTGTAGGTGGGATCTTCTCCGCTTTGGAACCATTGGCATTTCTTGCTATGGCACTTTTTGCAGTTTATATGTATAGAAAAGGCGAAAAAAATCACCCTAATAAAATCGCTTTATTTTGGACCATTGGAGCCTCAATCGTTTCATTTATCGGAGCTGGATTGTTAGGATTTGCTCATACTTTACCACAAACCAATATTTATACACACGGAACTCTGGTTACCGCCATGCATGGGCATTATGCCTTCTGGGGCGCTTATGCCATGATTGTATTGGCAATTATAAGTTACAGCATGCCGAATATGACAGGTCGCAAGAGGCATAATAATACCGCTGGCCATTTGGCTTTCTGGCTTTCTAATATCGGAATGCTAGGAATGGTAACCGCAATGGGCGTAGCTGGTGTTGTACAGGTTTATCTAGAAAGAAAATTGAAAATGGATTTTATGACAGTGCAAGATGAAGTAGAGGTACACTTTGCAGTAATGTTGATTTGCGCCTCACTCTTTACAACTGGCATAGGAATTTACATTTATGAATTCATTAAATACGGCCGACCTACAGATGAGGCCCTAGAAAAATCAGGAAATGATGATATTGAAGGAAAACCAAAAGATGAAAATTCTGATAAAGAATTAGTTAGGATGTGA
- a CDS encoding CbbQ/NirQ/NorQ/GpvN family protein, translated as MENLPFYQEINNEAEIFEHAWRNKLPLLLKGPTGCGKSRFVEFMAGKLNRKLVTISCHEETSSTDLIGRFIIKGAETVWVDGPMTTAVKEGAILYLDELAEARPDVIVAIHSLTDHRRELFIDKLGETIKANPNFMLVASFNPGYQKGFKELKPSTRQRFIALSFQYPEAKTETNILEKESGIDHSNAKKIVAIGNKIRNLTELGLAETVSTRLLVDASVLIHSGLAKRQSMHVAVVEPLTDDEHTTTSLKDLCDLMI; from the coding sequence ATGGAAAATTTACCATTTTACCAGGAAATAAATAATGAGGCGGAAATATTTGAACACGCCTGGCGTAATAAACTACCACTACTACTGAAAGGCCCTACAGGTTGCGGTAAGTCCCGATTTGTAGAATTTATGGCAGGGAAACTAAATAGAAAATTAGTTACAATCAGTTGTCATGAAGAAACCTCCTCCACCGATTTAATTGGTAGATTTATAATCAAGGGGGCAGAAACTGTTTGGGTTGACGGGCCCATGACAACGGCTGTAAAAGAAGGCGCTATCCTGTACCTTGATGAACTCGCTGAAGCCCGGCCGGATGTAATTGTGGCGATTCACTCACTGACGGATCACAGACGAGAGCTCTTTATAGATAAATTAGGAGAAACCATCAAAGCAAATCCGAATTTTATGTTAGTAGCTTCCTTCAATCCGGGTTATCAAAAAGGATTTAAAGAATTGAAGCCATCTACCAGGCAAAGGTTTATCGCCTTGTCATTCCAATATCCAGAAGCTAAAACAGAGACAAATATTTTGGAAAAAGAAAGTGGCATTGACCATAGCAATGCTAAAAAAATAGTGGCCATAGGTAATAAAATAAGAAATCTGACGGAATTGGGTCTTGCAGAAACTGTTTCCACACGACTTTTGGTTGATGCTTCTGTTTTAATCCATAGCGGATTAGCTAAGCGGCAAAGTATGCATGTTGCAGTAGTGGAACCACTTACTGATGACGAGCATACCACCACTTCTTTGAAAGATTTATGTGATTTGATGATTTAG
- a CDS encoding nitric oxide reductase activation protein NorD, translated as MGLDLDEWIFGKVAKYLKKKKDKTNDSLPQKVALEEIKPRLILLARAISGKAIEIYPAEEEGGYKGNNYFLPIEFSEMPTWETNLSFYFFRLLYLSVQQEKDINWSYPEDDVDLSRKMALQSAEEILPILYEQFPVAAELHKKFYDYFMQQAENSEDADFSMLYGKWMQKQKAEQQNDPLKNFDEKVQKPADKADTIVKARAVEEIKSISIDKKQQEDYVLLHNFEKVETAEEHDGVWRDFDGSDELEKHQDALEELRMRQTVRVDEPVHSVYQADFVEQATISESAEKDSKAFYVSYDEWDYKSKSYKKDFCKLFPDFQKELDFNYYQNTIRKNKSVLNSLRKMVASINNKAQQQRRLSNGSNFDLDAVVDFYTDMHAKRTPNENIYTENRKKQKDLSLMILLDLSLSSDSFVNNRRVLDVEKEVSILFGEILNEFGIDFCIDGFYSKTRNHSSYLTIKDFDENWTYAKNKVGAIAPSGYTRIGTALRHAGTRLQNRESQNKWVILLSDGKPNDYDRYEGKYGVKDVKQALKEFDLMNINSYAVAIESQAKYYLPQMFGQNHYQILSKPEDLIHSLVKLYTKIKNQ; from the coding sequence ATGGGATTAGATCTGGACGAATGGATTTTTGGCAAAGTAGCCAAATATCTTAAAAAAAAGAAGGACAAAACAAATGATAGTTTACCACAAAAAGTGGCCCTGGAAGAGATTAAACCCAGACTTATCCTGCTTGCACGTGCCATCAGTGGTAAAGCAATAGAAATATATCCGGCAGAAGAAGAAGGTGGTTATAAAGGTAATAATTACTTCCTGCCCATTGAATTTTCGGAAATGCCTACTTGGGAGACCAACCTTTCTTTCTATTTCTTTAGGCTTCTTTACCTAAGTGTACAGCAGGAAAAAGACATTAACTGGAGCTATCCAGAAGATGATGTGGATTTATCGCGAAAGATGGCTTTGCAAAGTGCAGAAGAAATTCTGCCCATCCTTTACGAACAGTTTCCTGTGGCAGCGGAACTGCACAAGAAATTCTATGATTATTTCATGCAGCAAGCTGAAAATAGTGAGGATGCTGATTTCAGTATGCTGTACGGTAAATGGATGCAAAAGCAAAAAGCAGAACAGCAAAACGACCCTTTAAAAAACTTTGATGAAAAAGTACAAAAACCAGCTGACAAAGCCGATACTATTGTAAAAGCCCGAGCTGTTGAGGAGATTAAAAGCATTAGCATCGATAAAAAACAGCAAGAAGATTATGTGTTGCTTCATAACTTTGAAAAGGTAGAAACTGCTGAAGAACATGATGGTGTATGGCGTGATTTTGATGGTTCAGATGAACTGGAAAAGCATCAGGATGCGCTAGAGGAACTGCGCATGCGGCAGACCGTGCGAGTTGATGAACCGGTTCACTCCGTTTACCAGGCTGATTTCGTAGAGCAAGCCACTATTTCTGAGAGTGCTGAAAAAGATAGCAAGGCATTTTATGTTTCATACGATGAATGGGACTATAAAAGCAAAAGCTATAAAAAGGATTTTTGTAAACTTTTTCCTGATTTCCAAAAGGAACTTGATTTCAATTATTATCAAAATACCATCCGTAAAAATAAAAGCGTATTGAACTCGCTTCGGAAAATGGTCGCTTCTATTAACAATAAAGCGCAACAACAAAGAAGGCTTTCAAATGGCAGCAATTTCGACTTAGATGCCGTAGTGGATTTCTATACGGATATGCATGCCAAAAGGACGCCCAATGAAAATATCTATACTGAGAACAGGAAGAAACAGAAAGATCTCTCTTTGATGATTTTACTGGATTTGAGTCTTTCCAGTGATAGCTTCGTGAATAACCGTAGGGTTTTGGATGTGGAAAAAGAAGTATCGATTCTCTTTGGAGAAATACTGAACGAATTTGGAATTGACTTTTGTATTGATGGATTTTATTCTAAAACGAGAAATCATTCTAGTTACCTTACGATAAAAGATTTTGATGAAAACTGGACCTATGCTAAGAACAAGGTAGGTGCGATTGCTCCAAGTGGTTATACTCGAATTGGAACTGCCCTGCGACATGCTGGCACTCGCTTACAAAACAGGGAAAGTCAAAATAAATGGGTGATTTTGCTGAGTGATGGCAAGCCTAATGATTATGACCGATATGAAGGTAAGTATGGAGTAAAGGATGTGAAGCAGGCCCTAAAAGAATTCGACCTGATGAATATTAACTCCTATGCAGTCGCCATTGAGTCTCAGGCAAAGTATTACCTGCCCCAAATGTTCGGGCAAAACCATTATCAAATACTATCAAAGCCAGAGGATCTCATCCACTCACTAGTAAAACTTTACACAAAAATTAAAAATCAGTAA
- a CDS encoding DUF438 domain-containing protein: MQITEDIENLADWHPLTHYMKEIDLLQKIIWEMRTVKAAEDHQLFYNLYNQLSSIEKRFERKENQLFPYLEKRGWDGPSRNMWSFHDNLRDQFCLLRKYYEAREFAKLDENIHYLLNGINNLMAVEQTVLFPNALNTLEEQDWKEMQTGEEEIGWMPNCGPEKSVKYIHPSQDNTARDLSFAPKESHHFDEGYMTVEQVNLLFRTIPIDLTYVDENDKVIFYNLGEDRVFARSAGIIGREVKFCHPPKSVGTVLKILEEFRKGSKNEASFWINFKGRTVYIRYFAVRDQHKNYKGVVEMSQDITEIKDIKGEKRLLEWN; the protein is encoded by the coding sequence ATGCAAATTACAGAAGATATAGAAAATTTGGCTGACTGGCATCCTCTTACTCATTATATGAAAGAGATTGATTTGCTACAGAAAATTATTTGGGAAATGCGGACGGTGAAAGCTGCTGAAGACCATCAGTTATTTTACAATCTGTATAATCAACTTAGCAGCATTGAAAAAAGATTCGAGCGAAAGGAAAACCAGCTTTTTCCCTATTTGGAAAAACGAGGATGGGATGGCCCGTCACGGAATATGTGGTCTTTTCATGACAATTTACGTGACCAATTTTGCCTTTTGAGAAAGTACTATGAAGCGAGAGAATTTGCAAAGCTAGATGAGAATATTCACTACCTATTAAATGGAATCAACAATCTAATGGCGGTGGAACAAACAGTTCTTTTCCCCAACGCATTAAACACATTAGAAGAGCAAGACTGGAAAGAAATGCAAACAGGTGAAGAAGAAATTGGCTGGATGCCCAATTGTGGACCGGAAAAATCAGTGAAGTATATACACCCTTCGCAAGACAACACTGCAAGAGATTTATCTTTTGCTCCTAAAGAAAGTCATCATTTTGACGAAGGATATATGACGGTGGAGCAAGTAAACCTTCTCTTTCGTACGATTCCTATCGATCTCACATACGTGGATGAGAATGATAAAGTGATTTTTTACAACCTTGGCGAGGATAGGGTATTTGCAAGAAGTGCTGGCATAATAGGACGGGAGGTTAAATTTTGCCATCCTCCCAAAAGTGTAGGTACAGTCCTTAAAATACTAGAAGAATTCAGGAAAGGCAGCAAGAACGAAGCTTCATTTTGGATTAATTTCAAAGGACGAACTGTCTACATCAGATATTTTGCAGTTCGTGATCAGCATAAAAACTATAAAGGAGTGGTTGAGATGTCTCAAGACATTACAGAAATAAAAGATATTAAGGGAGAAAAAAGATTATTGGAATGGAACTAA
- a CDS encoding cytochrome c oxidase subunit 3, producing the protein MELTAKIQKNQMDYKNISSPPGGLLLWILILLEVFTFGLALAGLVYYRMEEPVLFAQSTAVLNTYFGGLNTVILLSSGFFMASAVHYFKKQNTGLAINFMIATIISGCVFIIVKWYEYSEKLDMGLGLEENMFFTFYWLLTGFHLIHVIVGLFILLIILLNINGKNSVKVENVEAGAAFWHMCDLIWLLLFPALYLIF; encoded by the coding sequence ATGGAACTAACAGCTAAAATTCAGAAAAATCAAATGGATTACAAAAACATATCCTCTCCTCCTGGTGGCTTATTGCTTTGGATATTGATTCTATTGGAAGTATTTACGTTCGGTTTGGCTCTGGCGGGCTTGGTTTACTATCGCATGGAAGAGCCAGTACTTTTTGCTCAATCTACAGCTGTTCTTAACACCTATTTCGGAGGACTAAATACGGTCATATTATTAAGCAGTGGCTTCTTTATGGCGTCCGCAGTGCACTATTTTAAGAAGCAAAATACGGGATTGGCAATAAATTTCATGATAGCTACCATTATAAGCGGTTGCGTTTTTATAATTGTTAAATGGTATGAGTACAGTGAAAAGTTGGACATGGGTTTAGGTCTGGAAGAAAACATGTTCTTTACATTTTACTGGCTACTAACTGGTTTTCATTTAATTCATGTCATTGTTGGCTTGTTTATATTACTGATTATCCTATTAAATATCAACGGCAAGAATTCAGTAAAAGTAGAAAATGTTGAGGCTGGTGCAGCCTTTTGGCACATGTGTGATTTAATATGGCTCTTACTCTTCCCCGCCCTTTATTTGATTTTTTAA
- a CDS encoding cytochrome C oxidase subunit IV family protein: MKRLTFVYIALIILTILSTYLSGMEISQMWIPAVLVMLLAVFKFILVVLEYMEMRQAHGIWKFGVIFLAVISAMIVGIFGGVQL, from the coding sequence ATGAAAAGATTAACTTTTGTATATATCGCATTGATAATTTTAACAATCCTAAGCACCTACCTTTCCGGTATGGAAATAAGCCAAATGTGGATTCCTGCAGTCCTTGTCATGCTGTTGGCCGTATTTAAATTCATTTTAGTGGTTTTGGAATATATGGAAATGCGTCAAGCACATGGTATCTGGAAATTCGGTGTAATATTTTTAGCTGTAATTTCCGCAATGATAGTGGGGATTTTTGGAGGGGTTCAGCTTTAG